The Theileria orientalis strain Shintoku DNA, chromosome 3, complete genome genome window below encodes:
- a CDS encoding uncharacterized protein (polyprenyl synthetase family protein), whose translation MFRCLLRRTFSCTVNLETPSTINNQKNSKKNFLDAINLTMPVLGMKKQQVEAELKSLGEELRSCGMYPETEKFVKAGLQDFRLNLVKSVLSDSAKINQMSQYILQTPSKLFRPSLSLLTHRLLQPSNNDIRRLIELCKSYELIHIGTLIHDDILDDSAMRRKAETLHLKFQIKSSVLVGDFLLAKSAKIAASLDSVSVIQRLSETLKDLIEGEMFNVDLSEDMCKDYFKKIYMKTASLIANNMASVPIIYTVDMDDGLVDLFHLIGVHIGMAFQICDDLLDYTSTVDDAGKPLLSDLKSGLFTLPLICTIYKDNTMNRSIINLVKDGSYGEVLKIMNNNDEYINQCKLSIYYHLYQIKLLLKEFDPIHYHSLINYVYNVVDRS comes from the exons ATGTTCAGGTGTTTGCTCAGGCGTACATTCTCTTGTACGGTAAATTTAGAAACACCTTCCACAATAAACAACCAGAA gaatagtaaaaaaaactTCCTGGATGCCATAAACTTAACTATGCCGGTTCTAGGCatgaaaaaacaacagGTTGAGGCGGAATTGAAAAGTTTGGGAGAGGAACTTAGGAGTTGCGGCATGTACCCAGAGACTGAGAAGTTTGTAAAGGCAGGATTGCAGGACTTCCGCCTAAATTTAGTGAAGAGCGTCCTCTCAGACAGCGCTAAGATTAACCAGATGTCCCAGTACATACTTCAAACGCCCTCGAAGCTGTTCAGACCCTCACTATCGCTGCTGACACACAGGCTGCTGCAGCCTTCCAACA ATGATATTCGGAGGCTCATTGAGCTCTGTAAAAGCTACGAACTCATCCACATCGGCACCTTGATCCACGACGATATATTGGACGACAGCGCGATGCGTCGCAAGGCGGAGACCCTGCACCTCAAGTTTCAAATCAAAAGCTCAGTGCTGGTCGGGGACTTCCTGTTGGCCAAGTCGGCCAAGATAGCGGCCTCCCTGGACTCAGTATCAGTAATTCAGAGGCTGTCGGAGACACTGAAGGACCTTATAGAG GGTGAAATGTTCAATGTGGATTTGAGTGAGGACATGTGTAAAGACTATTTTAAGAAGATTTACATGAAAACAGCCTCGTTAATCGCAAACAACATGGCGTCAGTGCCAATCATATACA CTGTAGATATGGATGATGGCCTAGTTGAcctttttcatttaattgGCGTGCACATCGGAATGGCTTTTCAAATCTGTGATGACCTGTTAGATTACACCTCCACTGTAGATGATGCAGGAAAGCCGTTACTGAGTGACCTCAAATCG GGACTTTTCACTTTACCCTTAATCTGTACCATATACAAAGATAACACCATGAATCGAAGCATAATAAATCTTGTCAAGGATGGAAGCTACGGtgaagttttaaaaatcatgAACAACAATGATGAATACATTAATCAGTGTAAACTATCGATTTACTACCACCTCTATCAAATAAAGTTGCTATTGAAGGAGTTTGATCCCATACACTACCATTCCCTCATCAACTATGTTTATAACGTAGTTGATAGATCATAA
- a CDS encoding uncharacterized protein (cyclic nucleotide-binding domain containing protein), which translates to MGKLHYIPGSKLLLSRILEKKTDLELLEEEFCTVSEIPLKLSKQTSIADIPSYSIKTTNMTLQFSEIDTEADINKHLFSHIIVNDYYKDKTIFLAGDPTGSIYFIIKRKMAENLKLDRKTFNILHIAIVVIFNKIYLQVLEDTKFIKCSSSEENFINTRTNITLDLNSIIT; encoded by the coding sequence ATGGGTAAATTGCATTATATTCCTGGTTCTAAACTACTTTTGTCTAGAATActggagaagaagacggATTTGGAGCTTTTGGAGGAAGAATTTTGCACAGTTTCCGAGATTCCTCTTAAACTTTCAAAACAGACTAGCATTGCCGATATTCCTAGCTATTCAATcaaaacaacaaatatGACCCTGCAATTTAGCGAAATAGATACTGAAGCTGATATAAACAAGCACCTGTTTAGCCACATAATAGTAAACGATTATTACAAggataaaacaatatttttagcAGGAGATCCCACAGGgtcaatatattttataataaaaagaaaaatggctgaaaatttaaagcTGGACAGAAAGACGTTCAACATTCTACACATCGCAATCGTCGTCATTTTCAACAAAATTTACTTGCAGGTCCTGGAAGATACGAAGTTTATAAAGTGTTCCTCAAGCGAGGAAAACTTCATTAACACAAGAACAAATATCACTTtggatttaaattcaattattacataa
- a CDS encoding uncharacterized protein (actin-binding FH2 domain containing protein), whose translation MSLNTEGNKEIYKKYAKDSKTESEINSLKNTGKQEKSLIRQLSVNLKNLALKRNTKLGEKTPKEGDSWEDRGEKGEYIIRKADLVVKKNELIPPLLHFLNYNMFAMRTPWRYLSKEKTLRNNVEELLLFLKLFQKLTTKYYKDIDFSGKTTREHEFEFMVNFYNYVYTKINILFKQMTYNEIVNTVLEDKEKKIAESEIDVNFLIGYKDVVCINNKYYDIKDFGLDTSYINYQKYVVFDLCDDKYSLSDLFNKEFNDQIVELRMNEHYIPSFGYILTVCSAMLFWIKFDTLDKFCLLNYTNINFNILLVFSCLILTMDQSVSNISELQDRLLNTLRWREYCGPATEECNSNVPLMFPITTWPPSYKRYLYYYYNVIKRVRNSDLYVAEAESLIEELESEEMNYVASKDNLKVAEIKAYRLDSVVLVNSLIPKHRIDIEIYQLNGNTGTYDITDLTSRSVTTDGYSSLSGSVEQMLTVRSVDSNAGKATVEQVLGKSPYGGKTPSADSSLSQGIVSPVTSGASRFCGTVNPTISGVNLKTRLATGHANRAAEIHAKATELQASSPLGADAEVSSGTSYATCSPGDLGPSYDSDNVVSPLNEWVNHRCRSYDSIMFRNCKCSYYNQGDSNEEVKLLSCPYNYTTKTMINADVYGKQGKKGAYSHESGSKGVSGGSQYDDGAEERDVVLTGDVTIVFVVDIKNLGRNHVASYSFNTSFVDRTVIELKKEDLDIWDKKCPILPNSRILINLTQLKKEVCEQLVSKESIGSEMVMESTTEEGWYIFSKGGNVMNFVVNHIKKVKLNELQQLLRLTKHKIETCLLALKLCKSFAEALTLLIQLKKPFHQNYFNQDEANEFYKEKFDEDLETPKKFDIIEYEIDESGESEKASRELEKIEEGQKGHDEQRSVDEDPLDRLKSIRNFRLSERTPLLPSGDEGSLASDGEMLEGESSSSSSRSGMEMDREESSFVVRGDLVTSADEVQLRTSEGRGPSEGESMMHLLKSSDLSPGKAEDAILATKEDAILGTKEGAVEDKYGLLGREERTQLGPEKDRLSEEEAEKLFRGFKDEELVTILEYADEKKLTQASASEEDASKDKKSQLSRSELLSRLNDENLIKLLTYKEGYMAMRNLLDKEKLEEFEKRFAKGEDVESLFRGKSAVYAKVERVEREKPGLLQPVATASDGEGQGRKEDSKSSGSAESMALSSDGMSISDKSDLGGLPSPKEVLLTTRLDISLSPISKAAPAKSGPLLVPPLIMGKAPTDPPVKQKDTEKQEKPEAKQPTAKQAPKGKMPPKLGKKVPPIPKGPIKSVKRALPLGVKLHWKPLLPNKLNNTIFASFNDNLLRSNTTQSDLIDVTNIKKLFSRSSHATNSISTMNSRSMVEVQEAQSASKRKKTSTLIEVLDNKRAQNVLIILRFNSMDEYIRLLDDVNSLAILTPVLTYFSAVACEGGAGSLSSRTSSIGSIIINAPVNEKEIDEIKDNVNKLHLSYPSEHEIELLVSSYNAIDLRQFRDIERMLIEMLLRDRMWVKINLVKYYIDMEHQLLVIAQQLKLYNDAISEVKNSRLLPLILNIILQYGNFVNYGNINEGEKGFTLSSTIKLIDFKSSDNTLSSLHYLIINLYIKLLTSATSAEPSSAENTPSAGALETATTKQVGAPLPDPDDALGGNLLNIDKKLMNVLKAQKISSRGINETLQELSNQLLEIITLFDRSSAGTRASFNNDMSSLSAGASNSLNNTDRSSSSLSSSGSGADDKMNALIGMCKKRLNETNEHKDRIFAELKDVWYYLGEDFGASGPDKTELGAENELEKIFKILGELIMCIKKVFSDVKVKPAKYLIVLSKPEDQELFLKSFMDARSRTNYYKSLKR comes from the exons atgagCCTGAATACAGAAGGAAACAaggaaatatataaaaaatacgcGAAAGATTCGAAAACTGAATCGGAAATAAATTCACTGAAAAACACAGGAAAACAAGAAAAAAGTTTAATAAGACAATTGAGCGTAAATCTGAAAAACCTGGCACTAAAAAG AAACACGAAACTGGGAGAAAAAACGCCAAAGGAAGGAGATAGTTGGGAAGATAGAGGAGAAAAGGGAGAATACATTATTAGAAAGGCAGACCTGGTGGTGAAAAAGAATGAGCTGATACCGCCACTGCTGCATTTCCTGAACTACAACATGTTCGCAATGAGGACGCCGTGGAGGTACCTGAGCAAGGAGAAGACGCTGAGAAACAACgtggaggagctgctgctaTTCCTGAAGCTCTTCCAGAAGCTGACGACGAAGTACTACAAGGATATCGACTTCTCAGGGAAGACGACGAGAGAGCACGAGTTCGAGTTCATGGTTAACTTCTACAACTACGTGTACACGAAGATCAACATTCTGTTTAAGCAGATGACGTACAACGAGATCGTAAACACGGTGCTGGAGGACAAGGAAAAAAAAATCGCAGAATCGGAAATAGACGTAAACTTCCTGATAGGATACAAGGACGTGGTGTGCATAAACAACAAGTACTACGACATCAAGGACTTCGGACTGGACACGAGCTACATCAACTACCAGAAGTACGTGGTCTTCGACCTGTGCGACGACAAGTACAGCCTGAGcgacctgttcaacaaggagttCAACGACCAGATCGTGGAGCTGAGAATGAACGAGCACTATATACCGTCCTTCGGGTACATCCTGACGGTGTGCTCAGCAATGCTATTCTGGATCAAGTTCGACACGCTGGACAAGTTCTGCCTACTCAACTACACGAACATCAACTTCAACATCCTGCTGGTATTCTCGTGCCTGATCCTGACGATGGACCAGAGCGTAAGCAACATAAGTGAGCTGCAGGACAGACTGCTTAACACGCTGAGGTGGCGAGAGTACTGCGGCCCGGCGACGGAGGAGTGCAACAGCAACGTGCCGCTGATGTTCCCAATCACGACCTGGCCGCCCTCGTACAAGAGGTACctctactactactacaacgTCATCAAGAGAGTGCGCAACAGCGACCTGTACGTGGCGGAGGCAGAAAGCCTGATAGAGGAGCTGGAGAGCGAGGAGATGAACTACGTGGCCAGCAAGGACAACCTGAAGGTGGCGGAAATCAAGGCCTACAGGCTGGACAGCGTGGTGCTGGTAAACTCGCTGATCCCGAAGCACAGAATAGACATCGAAATATATCAGTTGAACGGGAACACGGGCACGTACGACATAACGGACCTGACGTCAAGGTCGGTAACGACGGACGGATACAGCTCACTGAGCGGGAGCGTGGAGCAGATGTTAACAGTGCGCAGCGTAGATTCGAATGCAGGGAAGGCGACGGTGGAGCAAGTCCTGGGGAAATCGCCGTACGGGGGTAAGACCCCGTCAGCAGACTCGAGTCTAAGTCAGGGTATCGTCAGTCCGGTGACGAGCGGCGCCAGTCGCTTTTGTGGCACAGTTAATCCAACAATCAGCGGCGTTAACCTGAAGACAAGATTGGCGACAGGCCACGCGAATAGAGCCGCAGAAATACACGCTAAAGCGACTGAGTTACAGGCCTCATCACCACTGGGAGCGGACGCGGAGGTGAGTAGCGGCACGAGTTATGCGACGTGCTCACCAGGAGACCTCGGCCCCAGTTATGACTCGGACAACGTAGTGAGTCCGCTGAACGAGTGGGTAAATCACAGGTGCAGGTCGTACGACAGCATAATGTTTAGAAACTGTAAGTGTAGCTACTACAACCAGGGCGACTCGAACGAAGAAGTGAAGCTGCTCTCATGCCCATACAACTACACGACGAAGACGATGATTAACGCAGA CGTCTATGGTAAGCAAGGTAAAAAGGGGGCGTACAGCCACGAGAGTGGAAGTAAGGGGGTGAGTGGAGGAAGCCAGTACGACGACGGCGCCGAGGAAAGAGATGTGGTACTGACGGGAGATGTGACGATAGTGTTCGTGGTGGACATAAAGAACCTGGGAAGAAATCACGTGGCCAGCTACTCGTTCAACACGAGCTTCGTAGATAGAACCGTAATAGAGCTTAAAAAGGAGGATCTGGACATATGGGACAAAAAATGTCCAATATTGCCAAACTCAAGGATACTGATTAACCTGACACAATTAAAGAAGGAAGTGTGTGAGCAGCTAGTATCCAAAGAATCAATAGGAAGCGAAATGGTAATGGAGTCAACCACGGAAGAAGGATGGTACATATTCAGTAAAGGAGGAAATGTGATGAACTTTGTAGTAAATCATATAAAAAAGGTAAAGTTAAACGAATTACAGCAGCTACTGAGACTGACGAAGCACAAAATAGAGACGTGTCTGCTGGCACTGAAGCTGTGCAAGAGTTTCGCAGAAGCACTGACGCTGCTGATCCAGCTGAAAAAACCGTTTCACCAAAACTACTTCAACCAGGACGAGGCGAACGAGTTCTACAAGGAAAAATTCGACGAAGATCTAGAAACCCCGaaaaaatttgatataatAGAATACGAAATAGACGAATCAGGGGAAAGTGAAAAGGCATCAAGAGAGTTAGAAAAGATCGAAGAAGGTCAAAAAGGACATGATGAGCAGAGATCA GTGGATGAGGATCCGCTGGATAGATTGAAGTCGATAAGAAATTTTAGACTCTCGGAGAGAACACCACTGTTACCATCAGGAGACGAAGGCTCCCTGGCGAGCGACGGAGAGATGTTGGAAGGAGAAAGCAGCTCCTCATCAAGCAGAAGCGGAATGGAAATGGATCGCGAGGAATCGAGCTTCGTAGTAAGAGGGGACCTGGTGACATCAGCTGATGAGGTGCAGTTAAGAACCAGCGAGGGAAGGGGTCCGTCGGAAGGAGAAAGTATGAtgcacctgctgaagagcaGTGACTTGAGCCCAGGGAAGGCAGAAGACGCGATACTGGCGACTAAGGAGGATGCTATACTCGGGACGAAGGAAGGAGCAGTCGAGGACAAGTATGGGTTATTGGGACGCGAAGAAAGAACGCAGCTGGGCCCAGAGAAGGATAGGTTGTCAGAAGAGGAGGCGGAAAAGCTGTTTAGAGGGTTCAAGGATGAAGAGTTGGTGACGATACTGGAGTACGCGGATGAAAAGAAGCTTACGCAGGCGTCAGCATCAGAAGAGGACGCATCGAAGGATAAGAAATCGCAACTTAGCAGAAGTGAGCTGCTAAGTAGACTGAACGACGAGAACCTGATTAAGCTCCTGACGTACAAGGAGGGTTACATGGCAATGAGAAACCTGTTGGAcaaggagaagctggaggagtttgaaaagaGGTTCGCGAAGGGAGAGGACGTGGAGAGCCTGTTCAGAGGGAAGTCGGCAGTGTACGCCAAGGTGGAAAGAGTGGAACGAGAGAAGCCAGGGCTTTTACAGCCAGTGGCAACAGCGAGCGACGGAGAAGGCCAGGGCAGGAAGGAGGACTCGAAATCGAGCGGGTCGGCAGAAAGTATGGCGCTGTCGTCAGATGGCATGTCGATATCGGACAAAAGTGACCTGGGAGGGCTGCCGAGTCCAAAGGAAGTGCTGCTGACCACGAGGCTGGACATATCGCTCTCGCCAATAAGCAAGGCGGCGCCGGCGAAAAGCGGGCCACTGTTGGTGCCGCCGCTGATAATGGGGAAAGCGCCAACGGATCCGCCAGTGAAGCAAAAGGACACAGAAAAACAGGAAAAGCCGGAGGCGAAGCAGCCCACGGCTAAGCAGGCGCCGAAGGGAAAGATGCCGCCGAAACTGGGAAAGAAGGTACCGCCGATACCGAAGGGGCCAATCAAGAGCGTCAAGAGAGCACTGCCGCTGGGAGTGAAGCTGCACTGGAAGCCGCTGCTGCCGAATAAGCTGAACAACACGATATTCGCGTCATTCAACGACAACCTGCTGAGGTCGAACACGACGCAGAGTGACCTGATCGACGTGACGAACATAAAGAAgctgttcagcaggtcctcgCACGCGACGAACTCGATATCGACGATGAACAGCAGGTCGATGGTGGAGGTGCAGGAGGCTCAGAGCGCGAgcaagaggaagaagacgagCACGCTTATCGAGGTCCTGGACAACAAGAGGGCGCAGAACGTCCTGATCATACTGAGGTTCAACAGCATGGACGAGTACATACGGCTGCTGGACGACGTGAACAGCCTTGCGATACTGACCCCGGTGCTGACGTACTTCAGCGCAGTGGCCTGCGAGGGAGGCGCGGGAAGCCTCAGCTCGCGCACGAGCTCGATCGGAAGCAT CATCATCAACGCGCCCGTGAACGAGAAGGAGATCGACGAAATCAAGGACAACGTGAACAAGCTGCACCTGTCGTACCCGAGCGAGCACGAAATCGAGCTGTTGGTGAGCAGCTACAACGCAATAGAC CTTCGACAGTTCAGAGACATCGAAAGGATGCTTATCGAAATGCTGCTGAGGGACAGAATGTGGGTGAAGATAAACCTGGTGAAGTACTACATAGACATGGAGCaccagctgctggtgaTCGCCCAGCAGCTTAAGCTGTACAACGACGCAATATCGGAGGTGAAGAACAGCAGGCTGCTCCCGCTGATACTGAACATAATACTGCAGTACGGAAACTTCGTGAACTACGGGAACATAAACGAGGGAGAAAAGGGATTCACGCTCTCGTCGACAATAAAGCTGATCGACTTCAAGTCATCGGACAACACGCTGTCCTCTCTGCACTACCTCATCATAAACCTCTACATTAAGCTGCTGACGAGCGCGACTTCGGCGGAGCCGTCGAGTGCAGAGAACACGCCG TCGGCCGGTGCTTTAGAAACCGCCACGACCAAACAGGTCGGCGCCCCGCTGCCTGACCCAGATGACGCCCTGGGAgggaacctgctgaacattgacaagaagctgatgaacGTGCTCAAGGCCCAAAAGATATCCTCGAGAGGGATAAACGAGACCCTGCAGGAGCTGTCGAaccagctgctggaaaTCATAACGCTGTTCGACAGGTCAAGCGCAGGCACGAGAGCCAGTTTCAACAACGACATGAGCAGCCTGTCAGCGGGCGCCTCCAACAGCCTGAACAACACAGAtcgcagcagcagctcaCTCTCGTCGAGCGGCAGCGGCGCCGACGACAAGATGAACGCGCTGATAGGCATGTGTAAGAAAAGGCTGAACGAGACGAACGAGCACAAGGACCGGATATTCgcggagctgaaggacgtCTGGTACTACCTGGGAGAAGACTTCGGAGCGAGCGGCCCGGACAAGACTGAGCTTGGCGCGGAGAACGAGCTGGAGAAGATTTTCAAGATTCTGGGCGAGCTGATAATGTGCATCAAGAAGGTCTTCAGCGACGTGAAGGTGAAGCCCGCGAAGTACCTCATAGTGCTCAGCAAGCCTGAGGACCAGGAGCTCTTTCTGAAGTCGTTCATGGACGCGAGGTCGCGGACCAACTACTACAAGAGTTTGAAGAGGTGA
- a CDS encoding DNA replication licensing factor, which produces MELSTEEAQSRVSNLLAHTRSLSTFLDQFTSPLDLADEENSYKPFGDKKYKNQLQEIKNSSSKVLKVYMDDVRQYFLKENNDKEFYEGLMMNTSRYLEMFYIAAEMVLETLDKQENHPKSGKYYDPIDELRESRMKQNKLPINLRTNYDILLINGQDDYIMKMKYVNADFVGSLVLIEVDVLRVANISPKLLIATYECDICHNHSYKTLDHYRRVTGAVVEGNNYMPLMDCINCVATKNVKSTLKFHPKLSKFEKYQEIRVQEPLMHLNEGEIPKNLKCQLSNTLVGSLRPGDNVLLYGILLPVFKEGFVNNKFTLLSDKMFKVLNVQQLKKFKMYNHLNYQSQIEELNKDVNVYERLAYSIAPEIYGHQDVKKALLLQLVGGCGVVKGDGGFIRGNIHILLLGDPGVAKSQLMKRVCAISSRGIYTTGKGSSSSGLTAAIIKDPATVHDIGDTMLEGGALVLASGGVCCIDEFDKMDDEDRSAIYEVMEQQRVSVAKSGHVTTLKADSSVLAAANPLNGVYDVKKSVMVNLNLPAALLTRFDLQFLMLDEYDQNYDYQLSIHKLNNFLDPANAKRTNKKKDKKEGKDIDVVSVNVMRYYVNYCKRFRPVAKYKILEELTKWYVNNRQEEFQQELFKDDKLTYTTPRSILSILRLSQALARLRFSNVINMSDLEEAIRLTESMKTTLNSALQQQRFKRKTSSSSIIMQILKKMRNGLKNNINNWDGWINVYDLQQQVLSNGLKARDVDEFINKYSQLAIILLRNNNTQVSFPQDLQ; this is translated from the exons atggAGCTTTCAACTGAAGAAGCCCAGTCTCGTGTTTCCAATTTGTTGGCACATACGAGATCCCTCTCTACGTTTTTAGATCAATTTACGAGCCCGTTGGATTTGGCAGATGAAGAGAATAGCTATAAGCCTTTCggagataaaaaatataaaaatcaaCTG CAAGAGATAAAAAACAGCTCATCCAAGGTACTAAAAGTGTATATGGACGATGTGCGACAG TATTTCTTGAAGGAAAACAACGACAAGGAGTTCTATGAAGGGTTGATGATGAATACAAGTCGATACTTGGAAATGTTTTACATAGCCGCGGAGATGGTTTTGGAAACTCTGGATAAACAAGAAAATCACCCG AAGAGTGGCAAGTATTACGATCCAATAGACGAGCTGAGAGAGTCGAGAATGAAGCAAAACAAATTGCCAATTAATCTGAGAACAAACTA TGACATACTGCTGATCAACGGGCAGGACGACTACataatgaagatgaagtaCGTCAACGCAGACTTTGTCGGATCGCTGGTCCTGATCGAAGTGGACGTACTGAGGGTGGCGAACATATCGCCGAAGCTGCTCATTGCGACCTACGAGTGCGACATATGCCACAACCACTCCTACAAAACG CTAGACCATTACCGAAGGGTAACTGGTGCAGTG GTTGAAGGGAACAACTACATGCCGCTGATGGATTGCATCAACTGCGTTGCAACGAAGAACGTTAAGTCGACACTGAAGTTTCACCCAAA GCTgagtaaatttgaaaagtaTCAGGAGATAAGGGTGCAGGAGCCTCTGATGCACCTGAATGAGGGAGAAATACCGAAAAATTTGAAGTGTCAGCTGTCAA ACACGCTGGTCGGGAGTTTGAGGCCAGGAGATAATGTATTGCTGTACGGGATTCTGCTCCCAGTTTTCAAAGAAGGATTCGTTAACAATAAGTTTACACTGCTGTCAGACAAGATGTTCAAAGTGCTTAACGTCCAGCAGTTGAAAAAGTTTAAGATGTACAATCACTTGAACTACCAAAG CCAAATAGAGGAGTTGAACAAAGACGTCAATGTTTATGAAAGACTAGCTTACAGCATAGCGCCGGAGATTTATGGACACCAGGACGTGAAGAAGGCGCTGCTCCTACAGCTG GTGGGCGGATGCGGAGTGGTGAAGGGCGACGGAGGGTTCATTAGAggaaacatacacatactcCTCCTGGGAGACCCGGGAGTGGCGAAGAGTCAGCTGATGAAGAGAGTGTGCGCAATATCAAGCAGAGGAATATACACGACGGGAAAGGGAAGTTCCTCCTCAGGTTTAACGGCGGCGATCATCAAGGACCCAGCGACAG TTCACGACATAGGGGACACGATGTTGGAGGGAGGAGCACTGGTGCTGGCCTCAGGAGGAGTGTGCTGCATCGACGAATTCGACAAGatggacgacgaggacaGGAGCGCAATCTACGAAGTCATGGAGCAGCAGAGAGTGTCAGTGGCAAAGTCAGGACACGTGACGACGCTGAAGGCAGACTCGTCAGTGCTGGCAGCAGCAAACCCACTCAACGGAGTCTACGACGTCAAAAAGTCAGTGATGGTTAACCTGAACCTGCCAGCAGCACTGCTCACACGCTTCGACCTGCAGTTCCTCATGCTGGACGAGTACGACCAGAACTACGACTATCAGCTCTCAATACACAAGCTGAACAATTTTTTGGACCCTGCAAACGCGAAGCGCACtaacaagaagaaggacaAGAAGGAGGGCAAGGACATCGACGTGGTGAGCGTCAACGTGATGCGCTACTACGTCAACTACTGCAAGAGGTTCAGGCCCGTGGCCAAATACAAAATTCTAGAGGAGCTGACCAAGTGGTACGTGAACAACAGGCAGGAGGAATTCCAGCAGGAGCTGTTCAAGGACGACAAGCTGACGTACACTACGCCAAGGTCAATACTGTCGATACTGAGGCTGTCCCAG GCACTGGCAAGACTCAGATTTAGTAATGTAATAAACATGTCGGACTTGGAGGAGGCAATTCGCCTCACCGAAAGCATGAAAACGACACTCAACTCGGcactccagcagcagcgttTCAAGAGGAAGACCTCGTCATCATCAATCATAATGCAGATCCTCAA GAAAATGAGAAATGGCctgaaaaataacattaataacTGGGACGGGTGGATCAATGTCTACGACCTTCAGCAGCAAGTGCTCTCAAACGGGCTGAAGGCCAGAGACGTGGACGAATTCATAAACAAGTACTCCCAACTGGCAATTATTCTGCTGAGAAACAACAACACGCAAGTGTCATTCCCGCAGGACCTTCAGTAA